In a genomic window of Lycium ferocissimum isolate CSIRO_LF1 chromosome 9, AGI_CSIRO_Lferr_CH_V1, whole genome shotgun sequence:
- the LOC132069249 gene encoding uncharacterized protein LOC132069249: protein MWSGDFHFKGLIMSFLSVSQLDLLKKGVFGQFMDLGDVHLSDSIFHCLILSQLSSSTDSALKFKIFDRVCVFDFESFHFITGLDSCVDDFSVVSSRPNRLLRLYFPNQDRIKLCDLKSFLQIKSSNRTGGFWERSSDLVRLAEVYIMERVLLGRNEKCVVKGHLMKIIDDDSLRVSYPWGSLSFNWLVRSIRGCVETFKTTPSTRYMISGFAYALNVWLLEVFPIFRGFSSFHGPKFPRMLSWGPSKQVDYKVITENFFHAEKVCASFLLVLLFLGFFSLLLFLCFCIYHVFILCYRDSRNLLSMLLLLVRNKRCWIIQLHLNFLMIQALVLAVRFCHLNLLIR from the coding sequence ATGTGGAGTGGTGATTTTCATTTTAAGGGTTTGATTATGTCCTTTTTGAGTGTCTCTCAATTGGACTTGTTGAAAAAGGGTGTTTTTGGACAGTTTATGGATTTGGGTGATGTCCACCTGAGTGATAGTATTTTCCATTGCTTGATCTTATCCCAACTTTCATCTAGTACTGATAGTGCGTTAAAGTTTAAGATATTTGATCGCGTGTGTGTATTTGATTTCGAGTCTTTCCATTTTATTACTGGTTTGGATTCTTGTGTTGATGATTTTAGTGTTGTGTCTAGTAGACCAAATAGATTGTTGAGACTTTATTTTCCAAATCAGGATAGAATAAAGTTGTGTGATCTCAAAAGTTTCTTACAAATTAAGTCAAGTAATCGTACTGGTGGTTTTTGGGAAAGATCTAGTGATCTTGTTAGACTTGCTGAGGTCTATATAATGGAGAGGGTTTTGTTGGGTCGTAAcgagaaatgtgttgttaaagGTCATCTAATGAAGATAATTGATGATGACAGTCTTCGAGTGTCTTATCCTTGGGGTTCTCTTAGTTTTAATTGGTTGGTACGGTCGATTCGTGGTTGTGTGGAGACTTTCAAGACCACGCCATCTACACGTTATATGATTAGTGGTTTCGCTTACGCTTTAAATGTGTGGCTGTTGGAGGTTTTCCCTATCTTCCGAGGGTTTTCAAGTTTTCATGGTCCGAAGTTTCCTCGTATGTTGTCTTGGGGTCCTTCAAAGCAAGTTGATTATAAAGTTATTACCGAGAATTTCTTCCATGCTGAAAAAGTATGTGCTTCCTTTTTGTTGGTGcttctttttcttggttttttttccctgttgttatttttgtgtttttgtaTATATCATGTGTTTATATTGTGTTATAGAGATTCAAGAAATTTATTGTCCatgctgttgttgttggtacGGAACAAGAGATGCTGGATTATCCAGTTGCACTTAAATTTCCTGATGATTCAGGCCCTTGTTCTTGCAGTGCGGTTTTGCCATCTCAACTTACTTATCAGATAG